One Brassica napus cultivar Da-Ae chromosome A1, Da-Ae, whole genome shotgun sequence genomic region harbors:
- the BNAC01G22980D gene encoding uncharacterized protein BNAC01G22980D has translation MGNNNATSNLTEEFCSKLATNGISTLESIPLKTTLDIRSEVLFVSCLKINEVQEATEEITESSKEARLEMRSPSFSNYLKVEERRDKSKEKTQLLSKDKTETDKATLDVEEETVMLKRSETEKRRGFELSLGLSMKPTRRSDAVDSFKETKGSGHNLVNKKANTPETLLISSVRSSKAQETTEVITESNKEALIQMRCPSFGNDLRTKERSNESTEQILLLCQDKIETYEATINVEKKTVMLKRSESEKTRGFELSLGLSMKTGDTSEADNSLNLKESKENLLEKKAAMKGRVRKRSKSSLFGSCLCFAATAMN, from the exons ATGGGAAACAACAACGCAACCAGCAATTTAACAG AAGAGTTCTGCTCAAAGCTAGCAACCAATGGGATCTCTACGCTGGAGTCTATTCCCCTAAAAACCACGCTAGATATCAGGTCTGAGGTTCTGTTTGTTTCTTGCCTGAAAATCAACGAAGTGCAAGAAGCTACTGAAGAAATAACTGAAAGCAGCAAAGAAGCTAGACTTGAGATGCGATCTCCCAGCTTTAGTAATTACCTAAAAGtcgaagaaagaagagataaaTCAAAGGAGAAAACTCAATTACTATCTAAAGACAAGACTGAGACAGACAAGGCAACACTCGATGTGGAAGAGGAAACTGTGATGCTAAAGAGAAGTGAGACTGAGAAAAGAAGAGGCTTTGAGCTGTCTCTTGGGCTGTCTATGAAACCCACTCGAAGATCTGACGCAGTTGATAGCTTCAAAGAAACCAAGGGCTCAGGACATAACTTGGTGAACAAGAAAGCCAACACGCCTGAGACTCTGCTTATTTCTTCTGTGAGAAGCAGCAAAGCACAAGAAACTACTGAGGTGATAACTGAAAGCAACAAAGAAGCTCTGATTCAGATGCGATGTCCTAGCTTTGGAAATGATCTGAGAACCAAAGAAAGAAGCAATGAATCAACGGAGCAAATTCTGTTACTCTGCCAAGACAAGATAGAGACATATGAGGCAACGATCAATGTGGAAAAGAAAACTGTGATGCTGAAGAGAAGTGAGTCTGAAAAAACAAGAGGCTTTGAGTTGTCTCTAGGGTTGTCAATGAAAACCGGTGATACATCCGAAGCAGATAATAGCCTAAACCTCAAGGAAAGCAAAGAGAACTTGCTGGAAAAGAAAGCTGCTATGAAAGGCAGAGTTAGAAAAAGGAGCAAATCTTCGCTCTTCGGAAGTTGCCTCTGCTTTGCCGCCACTGCCATGAATTGA
- the LOC111216022 gene encoding ADP-ribosylation factor-like protein 5 yields MGAFASRFWFMMFPAKEYKIVVVGLDNAGKTTTLYKLHLGEVVTTHPTVGSNVEELVYKNIRFEVWDLGGQDRLRTSWATYYRGTNAVIVVIDSTDRARISLMKDELSRLLGHEDLHNSVILVFANKQDLKDAMSPAEITDALNLHSIKNHDWHIQASCAVTGEGLHDGLGWIAQKVTEKPPS; encoded by the exons ATGGGAGCATTCGCATCGAGGTTTTGGTTCATGATGTTCCCTGCGAAAGAGTACAAGATCGTTGTCGTTGGTTTGGATAACGCCGGTAAAACGACGACGCTTTATAAGCTTCACTTGGGTGAAGTTGTCACCACTCATCCTACCGTTGGAAGCAATGTCGAAGAGCTCGTTTACAAGAACATCCGCTTCGAG GTTTGGGATCTTGGTGGGCAAGATAGGCTCAGAACATCATGGGCAACTTACTACAGAGGAACGAACGCTGTAATCGTGGTTATCGATAGCACAGACAGAGCCAGAATCTCTTTAATGAAAGATGAGCTATCCAGATTACTCGGGCATGAGGATCTTCACAACTCGGTCATACTCGTCTTTGCAAACAAACAGGACCTCAAGGATGCTATGAGCCCAGCTGAGATCACGGACGCGCTTAACCTTCACAGCATCAAGAACCATGATTGGCACATTCAAGCAAGCTGTGCAGTCACTGGAGAAGGCTTGCATGATGGGCTTGGTTGGATTGCCCAGAAAGTTACTGAGAAACCTCCAAGTTAA